One region of Salvelinus sp. IW2-2015 linkage group LG1, ASM291031v2, whole genome shotgun sequence genomic DNA includes:
- the zgc:112334 gene encoding rab GDP dissociation inhibitor beta produces MQEFDIIVLGTGLKECILSGLMSVGGKKVLHIDRNPYYGGESASIASLEELYKRFQVPCPAKPMGRERDWNVDLIPKFLLASGQLVKMLVYTKVTRYLDFKVVEGSYVYRAGKVHKVPSTEAEALASDLMGMFDKRRFRKLLLFILNFEERDPRTYQDMDPNRTSMRELFRHFDLGPDIMEFTGHAMALYRSDDYLDQPCIQTIRRIKLYSESLARYNFSPYLYPLYGLGELPQGFARLSAVHGGSYMLNKGVEEIVMDKGKVVAVKSEGALFRCKQLICDPSYVPNRVKKVGRVIRVICLLNHPIKNTHDANSCQIIIPQTQVHRKSDIYVCMVSYAHNVASEGMYIAMVSTTVETSNPEKEVQPGLELLEPIQQKFVSISNMMVPIDDGRNSQIFVSRSYDATAHFETECEDIKDMYRRITGSEFIFGDLRRDCGGGDDDDED; encoded by the exons GAATGTATTCTCTCTGGCTTGATGTCAGTGGGTGGAAAGAAGGTCCTTCACATTGACCGCAACCCTTACTATGGTGGAGAGAGTGCCTCTATCGCCTCCCTAGAAGAG CTATATAAGAGGTTTCAGGTTCCATGTCCAGCTAAGCCAATGGGACGTGAGAGGGACTGGAATGTGGACCTTATTCCCAAATTTCTACTTGCCAGTG gTCAGCTGGTTAAAATGCTGGTGTACACCAAGGTAACTCGGTATCTGGACTTTAAGGTGGTGGAGGGCAGCTATGTGTACAGGGCTGGTAAAGTCCACAAGGTCCCTTCAACTGAGGCAGAAGCCCTAGCTTCAG ATCTGATGGGGATGTTTGACAAGCGCAGGTTCAGGAAGCTTCTTCTGTTCATTCTGAACTTTGAGGAGAGAGACCCGCGGACCTACCAGGACATGGACCCCAACAGGACCAGCATGAGGGAGCTGTTCCGCCACTTCGACCTGGGACCAGACATCATGGAGTTCACTGGTCACGCCATGGCCCTGTACCGCAGTGATGA TTACTTGGACCAGCCGTGCATCCAGACCATCAGACGGATCAAGTTGTACTCTGAGTCTCTGGCTCGGTATAACTTCAGTCCGTACCTCTATCCACTGTATGGACTAGGGGAATTACCTCAGGGCTTTGCCAG GTTAAGTGCAGTGCATGGAGGGTCCTACATGTTAAACAAAGGAGTGGAGGAGATTGTGATGGACAAGGGCAAAGTGGTAGCAGTGAAATCTGAGGGAGCG CTGTTCCGCTGTAAACAGCTGATCTGTGACCCCAGCTACGTGCCCAACCGGGTGAAGAAGGTGGGCCGGGTCATTCGGGTCATCTGTTTACTGAATCATCCAATCAAAAACACCCATGATGCCAACTCCTGTCAAATCATTATCCCTCAAACACAAGTCCACAGGAAATCAG ATATCTATGTCTGTATGGTGTCCTACGCTCACAATGTGGCATCAGAGGGGATGTATATCGCTATGGTGAGCACCACTGTAGAGACCAGTAACCCAGAGAAGGAAGTGCAGCCTGGGTTAGAACTGCTAGAGCCCATTCAGCAGAA ATTTGTTTCTATCAGCAACATGATGGTCCCCATTGACGATGGAAGGAACAGTCAA ATCTTTGTGTCTCGCTCCTATGATGCCACGGCACACTTTGAGACGGAGTGTGAGGACATCAAGGATATGTATCGCCGCATCACAGGATCAGAATTCATCTTCGGTGACTTACGCAGAgactgtggtggtggtgatgatgatgacgaggACTAA
- the ndufaf3 gene encoding NADH dehydrogenase [ubiquinone] 1 alpha subcomplex assembly factor 3 has product MYLVPTGIKYITVNNMAVTMCARLFLHRSSQGLRLSPLTPAAFTSPFLSRAHRLGPSDDEMYQRTTVSVMQKEPGAGAMIHSYSPRGFNIDGNRVFGPCAVLPPAILQWNVGSYKDITVESMALFHMLEPRIEILVLGTGGRSERIDPKVLALLKSKGIAVEVQDTPNACATFNFLSSERRVVAAGLIPPPISTELE; this is encoded by the exons atgtatttggttcCAACGGGCATTAAGTACATAACTGTCAACAACATGGCTGTCACTATGTGTGCACGACTGTTTCTCCACAGATCTTCACAGGGTCTTCGGCTCAGCCCTCTGACACCAGCCGCGTTCACAAG cCCCTTTCTATCTCGCGCCCACaggcttggtcccagtgatgatGAGATGTACCAGCGTACCACAGTGTCTGTCATGCAAAAAGAACCAGGAGCTGGAGCAATGATCCACAGCTACAGCCCCAGAGGGTTCAACATCGATGGGAACCGTGTTTTCGGGCCATGTGCCGTGCTACCTCCAGCCATCCTCCAATGGAAT GTAGGCAGCTATAAAGACATCACTGTAGAGAGCATGGCCCTTTTCCACATGCTGGAACCTCGAATTG AGATTCTGGTCCTGGGCACAGGGGGTCGGTCAGAACGGATTGACCCCAAAGTCCTGGCCCTCCTCAAGAGCAAAGGCATCGCTGTGGAGGTGCAGGACACG CCAAACGCTTGTGcaacctttaacttcctgagCAGTGAACGGCGAGTGGTGGCGGCAGGTCTGATTCCTCCTCCAATCAGCACGGAGCTggaatag